A genomic stretch from Anoplopoma fimbria isolate UVic2021 breed Golden Eagle Sablefish chromosome 8, Afim_UVic_2022, whole genome shotgun sequence includes:
- the LOC129095006 gene encoding protein SPO16 homolog isoform X2: MFTLDLSKTCEGCFQNHDTNRILSAQQHRIRFSDSVESGAFIFPLSGTAFLLVDPQDLLEHFEESGLIERIKTFVQVHRNSFLLLYAPFNGKKELEILSVIQHRFFGSNLRILPVRNNAELVKGMLTIAKATSKPHVDRIRDRMSLARAHVVESSPVWEMLRDSL; the protein is encoded by the exons AACCATGACACCAACAGGATTTTAAGCGCGCAGCAGCACCGGATCAGGTTTTCAGACAGTGTTGAGTCTGGAGcctttatttttcctctgtcaG GAACTGCATTTCTGTTGGTTGACCCCCAAGACCTCCTGGAGCATTTTGAGGAATCTGGACTCATTGAGAGGATAAAGACTTTTGTGCAAGTTCACCGGAACAGTTTCCTCCTCCTGTATGCCCCCTTTAATGGGAAAAAGGAATTGGAAATCTTATCGGTGATTCAACACAG attCTTTGGCAGCAATCTCAGGATCCTTCCTGTGCGAAACAACGCAGAGCTTGTCAAAGGAATGTTGACAATAGCCAAG GCCACCAGTAAGCCCCATGTGGACCGAATCCGTGATCGGATGTCTCTGGCTCGGGCTCACGTCGTTGAAAGCAGTCCTGTGTGGGAGATGCTGAGAGACTCTCTCTAA
- the gfi1ab gene encoding growth factor independent 1A transcription repressor b: protein MPRSFMVKSKKAHSYHQPRSEEDRLDTVHICSEADQLQAHRFGLSPDHHLSDAADFSPQSCTDSVCGRSPDYEDFWRPPSPSASPVDSDKSLSPLVEETRPFTIPFRPYAWSSYPLVQQSLHPGLEVDRAPAALAFYGDRSTSGLYAEEPYGDYRRHSAALLFPQGGGLHGKAHTGKARADLLCSSLVLNGAFKCIKCSKVFSTPHGLEVHVRRSHSGTRPFACEICGKTFGHAVSLEQHKAVHSQERSFDCKICGKSFKRSSTLSTHLLIHSDTRPYPCQYCGKRFHQKSDMKKHTFIHTGEKPHKCQVCGKAFSQSSNLITHSRKHTGYKPFGCDLCGKGFQRKVDLRRHNETQHGLK from the exons ATGCCTCGCTCCTTCATGGTGAAGAGTAAGAAGGCGCACAGCTACCACCAGCCCCGGTCAGAGGAGGACAGGCTGGACACGGTGCACATCTGCTCAG aagcagatCAGCTCCAGGCCCACAGGTTCGGTCTCTCCCCGGACCACCACCTGTCCGACGCTGCTGATTTCTCCCCGCAAAGCTGCACCGACAGTGTGTGCGGTCGCTCCCCGGACTACGAGGACTTCTGGAGGCCTCCATCTCCCTCAGCATCCCCAG tgGACTCTGATAAATCGCTCTCTCCGTTGGTGGAAGAGACCCGGCCCTTCACCATCCCCTTCCGGCCGTATGCCTGGAGCAGCTACCCCCTGGTGCAGCAGAGCCTCCACCCCGGCCTGGAGGTGGACAGGGCCCCGGCAGCGTTGGCCTTCTACGGGGACAGGAGCACCTCGGGCCTTTACGCAGAGGAGCCGTACGGAGACTACAGGAGGCACTCTGCTGCCCTGCTGTTCCCACAGGGAGGAGGCCTGCACGGGAAGGCCCACACCGGGAAGGCCCGGGCCGACCTGCTGTGCTCCAGTCTGGTCCTCAACGGGGCCTTCAAGTGCATCAAGTGCAGCAAG GTGTTTTCCACTCCGCATGGTTTGGAGGTCCACGTCCGCAGGTCGCACAGTGGCACCAGGCCATTTGCGTGTGAAATCTGCGGCAAAACCTTCGGACACGCAGTCAGCCTGGAACAACACAAAGCCGTGCATTCTCAG GAAAGAAGCTTCGACTGCAAGATATGCGGCAAAAGTTTCAAGAGGTCTTCTACTCTGTCCACTCACCTGCTCATCCACTCCGACACCCGGCCCTACCCGTGCCAGTACTGTGGGAAGAGGTTCCACCAGAAGTCCGACATGAAGAAGCACACCTTCATCCACACAG gtgagaagccacacAAATGCCAGGTGTGCGGGAAAGCCTTCAGCCAGAGCTCCAACCtcatcacacacagcaggaagcaCACCGGCTACAAACCCTTCGGCTGCGACCTCTGCGGGAAAGGGTTCCAGAGGAAAGTGGACCTGAGGAGACACAACGAGACCCAGCACGGCCTGAAGTGA
- the LOC129095005 gene encoding glomulin-like, translating into MNEDQVKDVIHRWQNTPEDDLKPEDYQQFKNLGSACLTQGDGSQLLKFLRDEKKQEIVRSMGCVLMAPLLNAVVKKEKSLDHCQAAITHLTRTCRPNELLHSLLEIIEDIDPGAISESILALVPHLQTVLLQLGDRKAASVGSALTALQRQLSRLPVPYTRQQEEADEHGLCRCYSALAVFVKPFIEEVKGKRGSWVTTSEDEEMRTELLKFCMRSLREPLLEAELNRDRKSPLWLFATEIMVTLPAIQESLSEILFFSTLKKNTQMDSVESKESRACLAYLLFVQLMGIQNYPAVFSPLFVLQCNMEYINQLLSSKNESHLLKGLALYAKSLESVQDNSLPVSLLELKSFYSVPQNLRQVLTDCPMQHLRESGLKVFQLFINKLDAEAKHKFFRCMLKTSNHAGVESYIVKNIRNQVEFSMKSGDANKRFLGEEFLSLLGLVFCLPQGAETDLLNSMDRIMESLNLLRYLLLRDKELRSTTDVWEELCRIKDQYLKILRVCISISRGYYSAELKALREDQKLKAKEAREAARSTRLFKSMTVKHEKVSNMSPEAQHQVLQSALVTFDLMESLIFRIEEITEEKLKIPN; encoded by the exons aTGAATGAAGATCAGGTGAAGGACGTAATCCACAGATGG CAAAATACTCCAGAGGATGATCTGAAGCCAGAGGACTACCAGCAGTTCAAGAATTTGGGATCTGCCTGTCTCACCCAGGGAGACGGGTCACAACTTCTGAAATTCCTCCGGGATGAGAAAAAACAG GAGATTGTGAGGTCTATGGGATGCGTTCTCATGGCACCTCTTCTAAATGCAGTGGTTAAAAAGGAGAAGAGTCTCGATCACTGCCAGGCTGCTATCACACATCTGACCAGG ACTTGCAGGCCGAATGAGCTCCTGCATAGCTTGCTTGAAATAATTGAAGACATTGATCCAGGGGCCATTTCTGAGAGCATCTTAGCCCTTGTTCCGCATCTTCAAACAG TGCTGCTCCAGCTGGGTGACAGAAAGGCAGCCAGTGTGGGCTCGGCTCTGACCGCCCTGCAGAGGCAGCTGTCCCGGCTGCCCGTGCCTTACACCCggcagcaggaggaggctgATGAGCACGGCCTGTGTCGCTGCTACAGCGCCTTGGCTGTGTTCGTAAAGCCGTTCATAGAGGAGGTGAAGGGGAAACGTGGAAGCTGGGTTACCACTTCTGAggatgaggagatgaggacTGAGCTTCTCAAGTT CTGCATGAGGAGCTTGAGGGAGCCCTTGCTCGAGGCCGAACTGAACCGGGACAGGAAATCGCCACTGTGGCTCTTTGCAACAGAGATAATG GTCACACTGCCTGCCATCCAAGAGTCTCTGTCAGAGATCCTGTTCTTCAGCACTCTGAAGAAAAACACCCAGATGGACAGCGTTGAGTCCAAGGAGTCAAGAGCCTGTCTGGCTTATCTGCTGTTCGTCCAGCTCATGGGCATCCAAAACTATCCGGCAGTATTCAG TCCTCTATTTGTTCTTCAGTGCAACATGGAGTACATCAATCAACTACTCAGTAG CAAAAACGAATCACACTTGCTCAAAGGACTG GCACTGTATGCAAAAAGCTTGGAGAGTGTGCAAGACAACAGCCTCCCAGTGAGTCTGCTGGAGCTGAAGAGCTTCTACAGTGTACCACAG AATCTGAGGCAAGTTCTTACTGACTGCCCGATGCAGCATCTG AGAGAATCGGGACTGAAGGTTTTCCAGCTCTTCATCAATAAATTAGATGCTGAAGCAAAGCACAAGTTCTTCAG GTGCATGTTGAAAACCAGCAACCATGCGGGAGTAGAGAGTTACATAGTGAAGAACATCAGGAATCAAGTTGAATTTTCTATGaag TCGGGTGATGCCAATAAAAGGTTCCTTGGGGAGGAGTTTCTCTCACTGTTGGGACTGGTGTTCTGTTTGCCACAAGGTGCTGAGACAGATTTGCTTAACAGTATGGACAG GATAATGGAGAGTCTGAATCTTCTCCGTTACCTCCTCCTCAGAGACAAAGAACTGAGGAGCACT ACAGATGTGTGGGAAGAGCTGTGCCGGATCAAAGACCAATACCTGAAAATACTGCGTGTGTGCATCAGCATATCAAGAGGATATTACTCTGCTGAACTGAAAGCACTGAGGGAGGATCAAAAGCTAAAAGCAAAAG AAGCCAGAGAGGCTGCCAGATCCACAAGATTATTCAAAAGCATGACGGTAAAACATGAGAAAGTGTCCAATATGTCCCCTGAGGCCCAGCACCAg GTGTTGCAGAGCGCCCTGGTGACATTTGACCTCATGGAGAGTCTTATATTCCGTATTGAAGAGATCACAGAGGAAAAGCTGAAGATCCCAAACTGA